The following are encoded together in the Bradyrhizobium algeriense genome:
- a CDS encoding HAD-IA family hydrolase: protein MPGFGKALLFDIDGTLADTDALHLKAFNQVFASHGHVFDRDRASKELMGFSNTSISERFLPGHSPERQAAIMAEKEEAFRKLASGQIQPLPGLMKLLDRADRASVPMVAVTNAPRLNAEMMLSGLGIMHRFKAVILGDELAHGKPHPMPYLEGLRAVSAAPDLSLAFEDSRSGIQSASGAGIATIGMRTSLGHGDLVAAGAVCTAKAFDDPELIRLVEGTMSW from the coding sequence ATGCCGGGATTCGGGAAAGCGCTGCTGTTCGACATCGACGGCACACTGGCCGACACCGATGCGCTTCATCTGAAAGCGTTCAATCAAGTGTTCGCGTCGCACGGCCATGTGTTCGATCGCGACCGAGCGTCGAAAGAGCTGATGGGGTTTTCCAATACTTCGATCAGCGAACGGTTTCTGCCGGGTCATTCGCCGGAGCGCCAGGCGGCTATCATGGCGGAAAAGGAAGAGGCCTTCCGCAAGCTCGCATCGGGGCAAATTCAGCCGTTACCGGGTCTGATGAAACTGCTCGACCGCGCGGATCGTGCAAGCGTCCCCATGGTGGCGGTGACGAACGCACCTCGCCTGAATGCGGAAATGATGCTTTCCGGGCTGGGGATCATGCACCGGTTCAAGGCTGTCATCCTTGGCGACGAACTTGCGCACGGCAAGCCGCATCCGATGCCTTATCTGGAAGGCCTGCGCGCGGTAAGCGCCGCGCCCGACCTGTCTCTTGCGTTCGAGGATTCCCGCTCCGGGATTCAGTCAGCCTCCGGCGCAGGCATTGCGACGATTGGAATGCGAACGAGCCTTGGGCATGGCGATCTGGTCGCTGCGGGCGCCGTCTGCACGGCCAAAGCCTTCGACGACCCGGAATTGATCAGGCTGGTCGAAGGGACAATGAGCTGGTGA
- a CDS encoding DUF294 nucleotidyltransferase-like domain-containing protein produces the protein MDRTGGVVPLLSLDAVVIDTETTGLDPRKARVIELAAVRLSAGKLVAGDKFRQLLRPAGQSIPAETTHIHGIDDAMVAGSPLFADVWPRFTAFLGQAVVIGHSVGFDLAVLRRECDLAGLPWTRPRTLDTRLLAQIAAPELVGYSLEELAAWLGVDVAGRHSALGDATTASRMFLALVPKLRDHGIRTIAEAERACLALTSVLDDQARSGWIEAVAAPERADAERTLKRFDSYAYRHRNRDIMRTPPVFVEADISVHDVLARLASERISAVFVAPHAVAGVVKAAEAGIVTERDLLSAIDRFGAAALDLPVEQITSRPLAAVLDDAFVYRAIGRMNRLKTRHLGVVDEAGHVVGALSARDLLRLRAGEAISLGEEIDDAVDAHGLAVAWAKLPGVAEALLAEGLSGRDIAEVISRELGGLTGQAAAIAERIMRERGEGGPPCRYATIVLGSAGRGESLLAMDQDNAVIFEQGEPEGREDRWFAALGTLVADILHEAGVPYCKGGVMAKNPPWRGSVATWQSRIDHWIARSDPKDLLSVDIFFDLRAVHGDGSLAVAVRRAAFAAAEGQVAFAKLLVEGISVPRSLRFLGGIRTEEGRIDLKRAGLFGVVSAARAMAIRYHVMDRSTPARLAGVKALLRVSETDLDALAEAHGVFLDLIVSQQVDDVTHGIPPSNAVSVNRLSTHDRDRLRAALEAVASVDELLRDVPFKG, from the coding sequence ATGGACAGGACAGGTGGCGTCGTCCCGCTTTTGTCGCTCGACGCCGTTGTCATCGATACCGAGACCACCGGGCTCGATCCACGCAAGGCGCGGGTGATCGAGCTTGCCGCGGTGCGATTGTCGGCCGGAAAGCTGGTGGCCGGCGACAAGTTCCGTCAGTTGCTGCGGCCGGCCGGTCAATCGATTCCCGCCGAGACGACCCACATTCACGGCATCGACGATGCCATGGTCGCCGGCTCGCCATTGTTCGCCGATGTCTGGCCGCGGTTCACCGCGTTTCTCGGTCAGGCCGTCGTAATCGGGCATTCGGTCGGTTTCGATCTTGCGGTGCTGAGGCGGGAATGCGACCTCGCCGGTCTGCCGTGGACACGACCACGCACGCTAGACACGCGGCTGCTGGCGCAGATTGCCGCACCGGAACTGGTGGGCTATTCGCTGGAGGAGCTCGCCGCATGGCTCGGTGTCGACGTCGCAGGCAGGCATTCCGCGCTCGGTGACGCCACGACGGCGTCGCGGATGTTTCTGGCGCTGGTGCCGAAGTTGCGCGATCACGGGATCCGCACCATCGCCGAGGCCGAACGGGCCTGCCTCGCTCTCACCTCCGTACTCGACGATCAGGCGCGGAGCGGCTGGATCGAGGCCGTCGCAGCTCCGGAACGCGCCGATGCGGAACGCACCCTGAAGCGCTTCGACAGCTACGCCTATCGGCATCGCAATCGCGACATCATGCGGACGCCTCCGGTCTTTGTGGAGGCCGACATTTCAGTTCACGACGTGCTCGCGCGGCTTGCGAGCGAAAGAATATCGGCTGTCTTCGTGGCGCCGCATGCGGTTGCCGGCGTCGTCAAGGCGGCGGAAGCGGGCATTGTCACGGAACGCGACCTGCTATCTGCGATCGACCGGTTCGGCGCCGCCGCGCTCGATCTGCCGGTCGAACAAATCACGAGCCGGCCGCTGGCTGCGGTTCTCGATGACGCGTTCGTCTATCGAGCAATCGGCCGCATGAACCGTCTCAAGACCCGCCACCTCGGCGTCGTCGATGAGGCTGGCCACGTGGTCGGGGCATTGTCCGCGCGTGACCTGCTCCGCCTGCGCGCCGGGGAGGCTATTTCGCTCGGCGAGGAGATCGATGATGCGGTGGACGCACACGGCCTGGCGGTTGCCTGGGCCAAGCTGCCGGGGGTCGCGGAAGCGCTGCTGGCCGAGGGACTCTCCGGCCGGGATATAGCGGAAGTGATTTCCCGCGAACTCGGTGGGCTCACCGGACAGGCCGCCGCGATCGCCGAGCGAATCATGCGGGAACGCGGCGAGGGCGGCCCGCCATGCCGCTACGCAACGATCGTTCTTGGGTCGGCCGGTCGCGGCGAAAGCCTGCTGGCGATGGACCAGGACAATGCCGTCATTTTCGAACAGGGCGAGCCGGAGGGTCGCGAGGATCGTTGGTTCGCGGCCTTGGGGACGCTGGTCGCGGATATCCTGCACGAGGCCGGCGTGCCCTACTGCAAGGGCGGTGTCATGGCAAAGAATCCGCCCTGGCGCGGCTCGGTCGCGACCTGGCAGAGCCGCATCGACCACTGGATCGCGCGATCCGATCCCAAGGACCTGCTGTCCGTGGATATTTTCTTCGACCTGCGCGCCGTCCACGGCGACGGCAGTCTTGCAGTCGCCGTGCGGCGGGCTGCCTTCGCCGCAGCCGAGGGTCAGGTCGCGTTCGCCAAGCTTCTGGTCGAGGGGATCAGCGTTCCCCGGAGCCTGAGATTTCTTGGCGGCATCCGCACCGAAGAGGGCCGCATCGATCTAAAGAGGGCAGGACTGTTCGGGGTCGTTTCCGCAGCGCGCGCCATGGCGATCCGCTATCACGTGATGGATCGATCGACGCCGGCTCGATTAGCTGGCGTAAAGGCGTTGCTCCGAGTCAGCGAAACGGATCTGGACGCGCTTGCCGAAGCGCATGGCGTATTTCTCGATCTGATCGTGTCGCAGCAGGTTGACGATGTCACTCACGGCATACCGCCCTCCAATGCCGTCTCGGTGAATCGGCTGTCAACTCACGACAGGGATCGGTTGCGGGCGGCGCTTGAAGCGGTGGCATCCGTCGACGAATTGCTTCGCGACGTCCCGTTCAAGGGCTGA
- a CDS encoding response regulator transcription factor, which yields MTAAANTHLVIADDHPLFRDALRQAVGSVVASAVVSEAGSFDDLTALLERDSDVDLILLDLTMPGISGFSGLIYLRAQYPAIPVVIVSASDDAGTIRRSLDFGASGFIPKRFGVETLRDAILKVMEGDVWVPPDTDLTSADDPDMARLRDRLVTLTPQQVRVLMMLSEGLLNKQIAYELGVSEATIKAHVSAILQKLGVESRTQAVIAAAKISGGPWRQGTPTT from the coding sequence ATGACCGCCGCTGCCAATACCCATCTCGTCATTGCCGATGACCACCCGCTATTCCGCGATGCTTTGCGGCAGGCGGTGGGCAGTGTGGTGGCGTCGGCCGTCGTCAGCGAGGCCGGATCGTTCGACGATCTCACCGCGCTGCTGGAACGGGATTCCGACGTCGATTTGATCCTGCTCGATCTCACCATGCCGGGGATCTCGGGATTCTCCGGCCTGATCTATCTGCGCGCGCAGTATCCGGCTATTCCGGTGGTGATCGTGTCCGCGAGCGACGATGCCGGCACGATCCGACGCTCGCTGGATTTCGGCGCCTCCGGCTTCATTCCCAAGCGCTTCGGCGTCGAAACCCTGCGCGACGCCATCTTGAAGGTGATGGAGGGCGACGTCTGGGTTCCGCCGGACACCGATCTCACCTCTGCCGACGATCCCGACATGGCGCGGTTGCGCGACCGGCTGGTGACGCTGACGCCACAACAGGTGCGGGTGCTGATGATGCTGTCGGAGGGCCTGCTCAACAAGCAGATCGCCTATGAGCTCGGGGTGTCGGAAGCGACCATCAAGGCGCATGTCTCGGCGATCCTGCAGAAGCTCGGCGTCGAGAGCCGCACGCAGGCCGTGATCGCGGCGGCGAAGATCTCCGGCGGCCCGTGGCGCCAGGGCACGCCGACGACGTAG
- a CDS encoding DUF4212 domain-containing protein — translation MANSTDLKAKEEAHWAKTSRLMYTHLAVWFFFGFIIHMFVKPLNNIIIPILGFPLGFYMAAQGSLIVFVVMLFMFAKQQDKIDREFGFAEED, via the coding sequence ATGGCTAACTCCACTGATCTGAAAGCGAAAGAAGAAGCACATTGGGCGAAGACATCGCGCCTGATGTACACGCACCTGGCCGTCTGGTTCTTCTTCGGCTTCATCATCCACATGTTCGTGAAGCCGCTCAACAATATCATCATTCCGATCCTCGGTTTCCCGCTCGGCTTCTACATGGCCGCGCAAGGCTCGCTCATCGTGTTCGTGGTCATGCTGTTCATGTTCGCGAAGCAGCAGGACAAGATTGACCGCGAATTCGGCTTTGCCGAGGAAGATTGA